In Dryobates pubescens isolate bDryPub1 chromosome 19, bDryPub1.pri, whole genome shotgun sequence, the following are encoded in one genomic region:
- the GARRE1 gene encoding granule associated Rac and RHOG effector protein 1: MYCCSAQESKMDYKRRFLLGGSKQKVQQHQQYQMPELGRTLSAPLASATPAPPLVSSAAAGSCSHPVPHTTPIADIQQGISKYLDALNVFCRTSTFLTELFSSVFRNSHYSKAAMQLKDVQEHVMEAASRLTAAIKPEIAKMLMELSAGAANFKDQKEFSLQDIEVLGRCFLTVMQVHFQFLSQALQKVQPVAHSCFAEAVGQERKNVTGAGASNLNPTNELEDAIRSWRGAAEATSRLRERGCDGCLAGIEVQQLFCSQTVAIPEHQLKELNMKIDSALQAYKVALESLGHCEYAMKAGFHLNPKAIEASLQGCCSEAEAQQTGRRQTPPQPIQCELPTVPVQIGSHFLKGISFNESAAENLKLKTHTMLQLIKEAGCHNGLTPRDDSPVTEVLNQVCPSTWRGACKTAVQLLFGQAGLVVVDTAQIENKEAYAPQISLEGSRIVVQVPSTWCLKEDPATMSLLQRSLDPEKTLGLVDVLYTAVFDIHRWKEGREQALPCIQIQLQRELSDFGNQADMPAGNGSKPSGGLQKTFSKLTSRFTKKTSCSNANSAGSYSIPSTPSKNVFIGSISEEKAKPPGGVDARLQSILSIGSFPRAAEPLQAAQGTAGTLANGFLGERRDSFFKPDEGKDDKGMNLPTDQEMQDVIDFLSGFNMGKSQQTSPMLKRRNSAASSMAPEQKAAAVQQQPQAVPHAPLHPPQPGLSQQQHSQKQQQQQQMQYYQHLLQPIGPQQRAPAKWLTNSSQQPAQAVGAGLSHINQWNSPGFSDLSSDLYSLGLVSSYMDNMMSEMLGQKPQGPRNNTWPNRDQTDGVFGMLGEILPFDPAVGSDPEFARYVAGVNQAMQQKRQAQHVRRPGAARAHWPLPDDPHKTWPFPEYFTEGDVTNSWSGTQGDSASSSDETSSANGDSLFSMFSGPDLVAAVKQRRKHSSGEQEPSTLPSPPLLSAADDRNQDNKTKTWPPKAPWQHTSSVSNALPGQGAGLYPLSSPVGQWSDTMQLLQAPVWAAAGDCAPAAGISGFAYAQQPQAAQHKQITKGFKSFPGKHERRPSYLHQY; this comes from the exons ATGTATTGCTGCAGTGCACAAGAAAGCAAAATGGACTATAAGCGGCGCTTCCTGCTTGGCGGGTCCAAGCAGAAGGTGCAGCAACACCAGCAGTATCAAATGCCTGAGCTAGGCAGGACCCTGAGCGCCCCGCTGGCCTCcgccaccccagcaccccccttggtctcctcagctgctgcgggcagctgcagccaccccgTGCCCCACACTACTCCCATCGCAGACATCCAGCAGGGAATCTCCAAGTACCTGGATGCACTCAACGTGTTTTGCCGAACGAGCACTTTCCTCACCGAGCTGTTCAGCAGCGTGTTCAGGAACTCGCACTACTCTAAGGCAGCTATGCAACTGAAAGACGTGCAGGAACATGTCATGGAAGCAGCCAGTCGCCTCACAGCAGCAATAAAACCAGAAATAGCAAAAATGCTGATGGAGCTGAGCGCCGGAGCTGCCAACTTCAAAGACCAGAAAGAGTTCAGCCTACAAGACATCGAG GTACTTGGGCGATGTTTCTTGACGGTGATGCAGGTCCACTTCCAGTTCCTGTCACAAGCTTTGCAGAAGGTCCAACCAGTGGCACACTCTTGCTTTGCTGAAGCTGTAGGTCAGGAGAGGAAGAATGTTACTGGGGCTGGAGCCTCGAATTTAAACCCCACGAATGAGCTAGAAGATGCAATAAGAtcatggagaggagcagcagag GCCACATCTCGGCTGCGAGAGCGAGGCTGCGACGGGTGCCTGGCAGGCATCGAGGTGCAGCAGCTGTTCTGCTCCCAGACtgtggccatccctgagcatcAGCTCAAGGAGCTGAACATGAAAATTGACAGTGCTTTGCAG GCTTACAAAGTGGCTTTGGAGAGTCTGGGCCATTGTGAATATGCAATGAAGGCTGGCTTCCACTTGAACCCAAAAGCTATTGAAGCGAGTCTTCAG GGCTGTTGCAGTGAAGCTGAAGCCCAGCAAACAGGAAGGAGACAGACTCCACCTCAGCCAATTCAGTGTGAGCTGCCCACTGTACCTGTTCAGATAGGATCACACTTTCTGAAAGGAATATCCTTTAATGAGTCTGCAGCAGAGAACCTGAAGCTGAAAACG CACACCATGCTGCAGCTGATTAAGGAGGCTGGGTGCCACAATGGGCTCACCCCCCGGGACGACTCCCCTGTCACTGAAGTGCTCAATCAGGTTTGCCCTTCCACGTGGCGAGGAGCCTGCAAAACTGCTGTACAGCTGTTGtttggccaggctgggctg GTGGTTGTGGACACTGCACAGATTGAAAACAAAGAAGCCTACGCTCCTCAGATCAGTTTAGAAGGGTCCAGAATTGTGGTGCAAGTTCCATCAACTTG GTGTCTGAAAGAAGATCCAGCAACCATGTCTCTGCTACAGAGGAGTCTGGATCCAGAGAAGACTTTGGGACTAGTAGATGTGCTCTATACTGCTGTGTTTGACATCCAcaggtggaaggaaggaag ggagcaggctctGCCTTGCATTCAGATCCAGCTGCAGCGAGAGCTCTCGGACTTTGGGAACCAGGCGGACATGCCGGCGGGGAACGGCAGCAAGCCCTCGGGCGGCCTGCAGAAGACCTTCTCCAAGCTGACCTCACGGTTTACAAAAAAAACTTCCTGCAGCAACGCGAACAGCGCTGGGAGTTACTCCATCCCCAGCACGCCTTCCAAGAACGTCTTCATCGGCTCCATCTCGGAGGAGAAGGCAAAGCCGCCCGGGGGCGTGGACGCGCGGCTGCAGAGCATCCTGAGCATCGGCAGCTTCCCGCGGGccgcagagcccctgcaggccGCCCAGGGCACGGCCGGCACCCTGGCCAACGGCTTCCTGGGAGAGCGCAGGGACAGCTTCTTCAAGCCGGACGAGGGCAAGGACGACAAAGGCATGAACTTGCCAACCGACCAGGAGATGCAGGACGTGATCGATTTCCTGTCGGGGTTCAACATGGGCAAGTCCCAGCAGACCTCCCCCATGCTGAAGAGAAGGaactctgctgcctcctccatggCGCCGGAGCAGAAAGCGGCGGcggtgcagcagcagccgcaGGCTGTCCCTCACGCCCCACTGCATCCTCCTCAGCCAGgcctgtcccagcagcagcactcacaaaagcagcagcagcagcagcagatgcagtATTACCAACACTTGCTTCAACCTATTGGACCACAGCAGCGCGCACCTGCCAAGTGGCTGACTAATTCctcacagcagccagcccaggctgttgGGGCTGGTTTGTCTCACATAAACCAGTGGAACAGTCCTGGCTTCTCAGACTTGAGCTCTGATTTGTACAGCCTGGGTCTCGTGAGCAGCTATATGGACAATATGATGTCAGAGATGTTAGGACAGAAACCACAAGGCCCTAGAAACAACACGTGGCCAAATCGTGACCAAACTGATGGAGTGTTTGGGATGCTGGGAGAGATCTTGCCTTTTGACCCTGCAG TTGGCTCGGATCCCGAGTTCGCTCGCTACGTGGCTGGGGTGAACCAGGCCATGCAGCAGAAGCGGCAGGCGCAGCACGTCCGGCGGCCCGGCGCCGCGCGCGCACACTGGCCCCTGCCCGACGACCCGCACAAAACGTGGCCCTTCCCGGAGTACTTCACGGAGGG TGATGTGACAAATAGCTGGTCTGGTACTCAAGGAGACTCTGCCAGCTCAAGTGATGAGACCTCCTCAGCTAATGGGGACAGCTTGTTCTCCATGTTCTCAGGGCCAGATCTTGTTGCTGCTGTAAAGCAAAGAAG AAAACACAGTAGTGGTGAGCAGGAACCGAGTACACTACCATCACCAcccctgctttctgcagcagatgACCGTAATCAG gataacaaaaccaaaacctggCCACCAAAGGCACCCTGGCAGCACACCTCCTCTGTCAGCAACGCGCTGCCCGGGCAGGGCGCAGGGCTGTACCCgctgagcagccctgtggggcaGTGGAGCGACaccatgcagctgctgcaggcccccGTGTGGGCAGCAGCCGGCGACTGCGCTCCGGCAGCAGGCATCTCCGGCTTCGCCTACGCGCAGCAgccgcaggctgcccagcacaagCAGATCACCAAGGGCTTCAAATCCTTCCCGGGCAAGCACGAGCGCCGACCCTCCTACCTGCACCAGTACTGA